The DNA window ACGCCTGCTCCGGCGTTGACGGCGCAAGTGAATTGCGCCTACGCCTACGCGGCGGCAAGCCATGCCGACGCATGGCTTGTAGAGCATTTTCAAAAGCAAAATGCTCTAGGGCCTGTTAACGCTATCTGAGCGCCTCTACAATTAGTGCCAAGGTGAGAAAGCCAAGGTACATGACATCGAGCTTGTCGTAGCGGGTAAAAATGCGCCTGTAACCTTTGAGTCGTCTGAATAGACGCTCTATCTCATTGCGCTTTTTGTACAGCTCCTTGTCATATTCCCAGGGTTCCAAGCGATTGGGGTTTGGAGGAACCACG is part of the Desulfocurvibacter africanus subsp. africanus DSM 2603 genome and encodes:
- a CDS encoding transposase, coding for VVPPNPNRLEPWEYDKELYKKRNEIERLFRRLKGYRRIFTRYDKLDVMYLGFLTLALIVEALR